In one Conger conger chromosome 5, fConCon1.1, whole genome shotgun sequence genomic region, the following are encoded:
- the LOC133129014 gene encoding paralemmin-1-like: MVHCLAGRRRESLFAAVCIAQDGCSREVTPELCALGPRMSEAQLQERMQVISEKRRQLEDVRRLLQHLKSKALRDQWLLDGAPSAGLEDQEAETQSLRHTIQRLEHELEELETGEVLQETRGEEVQETREETAADSVKEVWVHRRPRPGSDLLKAATFSVEIRVERNRLTGDTKVLSSSTMLPKAPSHLAVKVYEDDLRVVHAVCGPDSVLENGLRPLSSSEVDELIHKADAVGGAETVGRAEKVVGGAGAVGVACKMGEAEDEGVAGEGKASPRREIRGLEAQPAVGRARVEHPVSMVFMGYQEVEDEGQTKRLLGLQGPVTAQLVHIPDPQGPPANGSKAEPDPQGPPANGSKAEPDPQGPPANGSTAEPDPQGPPANGSKAEPDPQGPPANGSAAEPDPQGPPANGSAAEPDPQGPPANGSAAEVKGHEVGAGPGAEPHAEEAGLDSKEKQPCRCCLVM, from the exons ATGGTACACTGTCTCGCGGGTCGCAGACGGGAGTCACTTTTTGCAGCGGTTTGCATTGCGCAGGACGGCTGCAGTCGCGAGGTGACGCCGGAGTTATGTGCCCTGGGCCCGCG gaTGTCAGAGGCTcagctccaggagaggatgCAGGTCATATCG gagaagAGGAGACAGCTGGAGGATGTACGCAGGCTGCTCCAGCACCTTAAG TCTAAGGCTCTGAGAGATCAATGGCTGCTGGACggagcgccctctgctggcctgGAGGACCAGGAGGCTGAAACCCAGAGCCTCCGGCACACGATCCAGAG GCTGGAGCacgagctggaggagctggagacggGCGAGGTGCTGCAGGAGACCAGaggggaggaggtgcaggagacCAGAGAGGAG ACTGCTGCAGACTCCGTCAAAG aGGTCTGGGTTCACAGGAGGCCCAGGCCTGGCTCAGATTTGCTCAAAGCAG CCACGTTCTCAGTGGAGATCAGGGTGGAGAGGAACCGGCTCACGGGCGACACCAAGGTCCTGTCCTCCAGCACCATGCTGCCCAAAGCCCCGTCTCACCTGGCCGTCAAGGTGTATGAGGACGACCTGAGAG tgGTCCATGCTGTGTGTGGGCCGGACTCTGTCCTGGAGAATGGACTCAGACCCCTGAGCTCCTCTGAGGTGGATGAGCTCATCCACAAAGCAGACGCTGTGGGCGGGGCTGAGACAGTGGGCAGGGCTGAGAAAGTGG tgggcggggctggggcAGTGGGTGTGGCCTGTAAAATGGGCGAGGCAGAGGATGAAGGCGTGGCGGGTGAGGGCAAGGCCTCCCCCAGGAGGGAGATAAGGGGCCTGGAGGCCCAGCCGGCAGTGGGCAGGGCCAGGGTGGAGCACCCCGTCTCTATGGTGTTCATGGGATACCAGGAAGTAGAGGACGAGGGCCAGACCAAGAGGCTGCTGGGACTTCAGGGCCCGGTGACGGCCCAGTTGGTGCACATCCCCGACCCGCAGGGCCCCCCGGCCAATGGCAGCAAAGCTGAGCCTGACCCGCAGGGCCCCCCGGCCAATGGCAGCAAAGCTGAGCCTGACCCGCAGGGCCCCCCGGCCAATGGCAGCACAGCTGAGCCCGACCCGCAGGGCCCACCGGCCAATGGCAGCAAAGCTGAGCCTGACCCGCAGGGCCCCCCGGCCAATGGCAGCGCAGCTGAGCCTGACCCGCAGGGCCCCCCGGCCAATGGCAGCGCAGCTGAGCCTGACCCACAGGGCCCCCCGGCCAATGGCAGCGCAGCTGAAGTCAAAGGTCATgaggtgggggcggggccaggggcggAGCCCCACGCCGAGGAGGCGGGGCTGGACAGCAAGGAGAAACAGCCGTGCAGGTGCTGCCTCGtcatgtga